One genomic window of Meles meles chromosome 3, mMelMel3.1 paternal haplotype, whole genome shotgun sequence includes the following:
- the WNT8A gene encoding protein Wnt-8a translates to MGDLFMLRVAVGICYATFSASAWSVNNFLITGPKAYLTYTTSVALGAQSGIEECKFQFAWERWNCPENALQLSTHNRLRSATRETSFIHAISSAGVMYTITKNCSMGDFENCGCDESKNGKTGGHGWIWGGCSDNVEFGERISKLFVDSLEKGKDARALMNLHNNRAGRLAVRAIMKRTCKCHGISGSCSIQTCWLQLADFREMGDYLKAKYDRALKIEMDKRQLRAGNSAEGRWAPAEAFLPSAEAELIFLEESPDYCTRNSSLGVSGTEGRECLQNGRNASRWEQRSCGRLCTECGLQVEERRTEAISSCNCKFQWCCTVRCDQCRRVVNRYYCSSSPGRSWSGRKASA, encoded by the exons ATGGGAGACCTGTTTATGCTCAGGGTAGCTGTGGGCATATGCTATGCCACCTTCAGTGCCTCGGCCTG gtcaGTGAACAATTTCCTGATAACAGGTCCCAAG GCCTACCTGACCTACACGACCAGCGTGGCCCTGGGTGCCCAGAGTGGCATTGAGGAGTGTAAGTTCCAGTTTGCTTGGGAACGCTGGAACTGCCCAGAAAATGCTCTCCAGCTCTCCACTCACAACAGGCTGAGAAGTG CCACCAGGGAGACTTCTTTCATTCATGCCATCAGCTCTGCAGGAGTCATGTACACCATCACCAAGAACTGTAGCATGGGCGATTTTGAAAACTGTGGCTGCGATGAGTCGAAAAATGGAAAAACGG GAGGTCATGGCTGGATCTGGGGAGGCTGCAGCGACAATGTGGAATTTGGGGAAAGGATCTCCAAACTCTTTGTGGACAGcttggaaaagggaaaggacgCTAGAGCCCTGATGAATCTTCACAACAACAGGGCAGGCAGACTG gcAGTGCGAGCCATCATGAAAAGGACCTGCAAATGTCATGGCATCTCCGGGAGCTGCAGCATCCAGACCTGCTGGCTGCAGCTGGCTGACTTCCGGGAGATGGGGGACTACCTGAAGGCCAAGTATGACCGGGCCCTGAAAATTGAGATGGATAAGCGGCAGCTGAGGGCTGGCAACAGCGCTGAGGGCCGCTGGGCACCGGCTGAGGCCTTCCTTCCCAGTGCAGAGGCAGAGCTGATCTTTCTAGAGGAGTCGCCAGACTACTGCACCCGCAATTCCAGCCTAGGCGTCTCTGGCACAGAAGGTCGGGAGTGTCTGCAGAACGGCCGCAACGCATCCCGGTGGGAGCAGCGCAGCTGTGGACGCTTGTGTACTGAGTGCGGCCTGCaggtggaagagagaagaactgaGGCCATCAGCAGCTGTAACTGCAAATTCCAGTGGTGCTGTACAGTCAGGTGTGACCAGTGCAGACGTGTGGTGAATAGGTACTACTGCTCCAGCAGCCCGGGCCGTTCGTGGTCCGGACGCAAGGCCAGCGCCTGA